Proteins from one Oncorhynchus masou masou isolate Uvic2021 chromosome 12, UVic_Omas_1.1, whole genome shotgun sequence genomic window:
- the gtf2ird1 gene encoding general transcription factor II-I repeat domain-containing protein 1 isoform X1, whose product MAQMRKSGCDGIRTNSRAELRVPQVSARQEILTSLVSALDSVCTAMSKLNAEVACVTVHEDSVITVGTEKGRVFLNSRREIQTDFHKFCKMPCLQGLTTVNAHVNVQENESCKLGKEGGHGKQRASTDAHSNIFVLRKMVEEVFSVLYSEAVGKSSLVPVPYEWILKDPSSVVAHGLPEGIALRKPAEYDTKTLMKILEQSNRIHFTVKRTTAEPSREAKSSAGDVRNHNSTSGATKSLAIHGPASKPAAAAQEVSNASVSASNSMLSSFLYGMPMSSQPHPDGKLDLKPTSLFNLGKDRLGAWAAGAEKGTAAKDSSDNGEWIGLQGELGQSPPSIHVSKRLLFSIVHEKSEKWDSFIRETEDINTLRECVQILFNSRYAEALGLDHMVPVPYRKIACDPEAVEIIGIPDNIPFKRPCTYGVPKLKRILEERHGVRFVVKRMFDERIFTAAGKVAKEEGKHDIGSTSEDGFPDNLRVPLAALELVTNPHSSRSTSSCVSPLADFEAGPSGDCIPLKKIKTEPPDGEIIQVTVPDASVSVEEPNESHADPAAAAVVVETPAQAASCRSLETHAALSPKPASQGLRRSSEGNIAEDIGEMILQLRRQVESIFSTKYAEALGLLEPAKVPYSKFQMYPEELCVTGLPEGVAFRRPNCFGAAKLRKILAVGSQIQFVIKRPELLTDQVKLETPPFPACDSDLDSKDALTEDAGADSKRPGFSDSLEAKLSRIDLANTLREQVQDLFNRKYGEALGIKYPVQVPYKRIKSNPGSVLIEGLPPGIPFRKPCTFGSQNLERILAVADKICFTITRPFQGLIPKPAPRRITLLKKAYASISDDEEVNRMGEKVILREQVKELFNQKYGDALGLDRSVIVPYKLIRASPDSVEVIGLPDDIPFRNPNTYDIVRLEKILQARDDITINIKSQLQPFAEICTQTCNTEGKEVSTNRRKRKRVLESSRVSLPSESGVSTNQIPVMQWPMYMVDYSGVNGQVPGKVKY is encoded by the exons ATGGCGCAGATGAGGAAGTCAGGATGTGATGGGATAAGAACTAACTCCCGGGCTGAGCTGCGGGTCCCACAGGTGTCAGCCAGACAGGAGATCCTCACCAGCCTAGTGTCTGCGTTGGACTCAGTG TGCACAGCCATGTCAAAGCTCAATGCCGAGGTAGCTTGCGTCACCGTGCACGAGGACAGCGTGATCACCGTGGGAACAGAGAAGGGAAGAGTCTTCCTCAACTCGCGGAGGGAAATACAAACAGACTTCCACAAGTTTTGCA AGATGCCCTGTCTACAAGGGCTGACCACAGTGAATGCCCATGTCAATGTCCAGGAAAATGAATCATGCAAGCTTGGCAAAGAGGGCGGGCATGGCAAACAGAGGGCCTCAACAGACGCCCACTCTAACATCTTTGTCTTGAGAAAAATGGTGGAAGAAGTATTCAGTGTGCTTTACA GCGAGGCCGTTGGGAAGAGTAGCCTGGTCCCTGTGCCTTATGAGTGGATCCTGAAGGACCCCAGCTCTGTGGTGGCCCACGGCCTGCCTGAGGGGATCGCCCTGAGGAAACCTGCCGAGTACGACACCAAGACCTTAATGAAGATCCTTGAGCAGAGCAACCGCATCCACTTCACTGTCAAAAG AACAACAGCAGAGCCCTCGCGGGAGGCTAAGTCAAGCGCCGGCGACGTCAGAAACCACAACTCCACCTCGGGCGCCACCAAGAGCCTAGCTATCCATGGCCCGGCCTCCAAGCCTGCAGCCGCCGCCCAGGAAGTGTCCAACGCTTCAGTCTCAGCCAGCAACTCCATGCTCTCCAGCTTCCTGTATGGCATGCCCATGTCCTCCCAGCCACACCCCGATGGCAAGCTGGACCTCAAGCCCACATCCCTCTTCAACCTGGGTAAAGACCGCCTGGGGGCCTGGGCGGCGGGGGCGGAGAAAGGGACGGCCGCCAAGGACAGTTCCGACAATG GTGAGTGGATAGGACTCCAAGGGGAGTTGGGCCAGAGTCCTCCCAGCATCCACGTCTCCAAGCGCCTCCTGTTTTCCATAGTTCATGAGAAGTCAG AAAAATGGGACTCGTTCATTCGAGAGACTGAGGACATAAACACACTGAGAGAATGTGTGCAGATCCTGTTCAACAGTCGCTATG CGGAGGCCCTGGGCTTGGACCACATGGTTCCAGTGCCGTACCGGAAGATAGCCTGTGACCCAGAGGCTGTGGAGATCATCGGCATCCCAGACAACATCCCCTTCAAAAGGCCCTGCACCTACGGAGTGCCTAAACTCAAACGCATCCTGGAGGAACGCCATGGGGTCCGCTTTGTAGTCAAAAG AATGTTTGACGAAAGGATTTTCACAG CTGCTGGTAAGGTGGCCAAGGAAGAGGGCAAGCATGACATAGGCTCCACGTCCGAGGACGGTTTCCCTGACAACCTCCGGGTCCCGTTGGCTGCACTGGAGCTGGTCACCAATCCTCACAGCAGCAG ATCTACAAGCTCTTGTGTGAGTCCATTGGCTGACTTCGAAGCAG GGCCTTCGGGAGATTGTATTCCCTTGAAAAAGATTAAAACGGAGCCCCCAGATGGGGAAATCATCCAGGTGACTGTACCAG ATGCCAGTGTTTCAGTGGAGGAGCCGAATGAGTCTCATGCTGACCCGGCTgcagcagcagtggtggtggAAACCCCAGCCCAGGCTGCTTCTTGCCGCTCTCTGGAGACCCACGCAG CACTGTCACCTAAACCAGCTTCGCAAGGCCTCAGAAGATCATCTGAAG GAAATATCGCTGAGGACATAGGTGAAATGATCCTCCAGCTTCGGAGGCAGGTGGAAAGCATATTCAGCACTAAGTATG CCGAGGCGCTTGGACTACTTGAACCTGCGAAGGTGCCCTACTCCAAGTTTCAGATGTACCCAGAGGAGCTGTGTGTCACAGGGCTACCGGAGGGTGTGGCTTTCCGCAGACCCAACTGTTTCGGAGCGGCCAAGCTGCGCAAGATCCTGGCCGTTGGCAGTCAGATTCAGTTTGTCATCAAAAG GCCAGAACTTTTAACGGATCAAGTCAAACTAGAGACGCCTCCTTTCCCGGCCTGTGATTCAG ACCTCGACTCCAAAGATGCTTTGACAGAAGATGCAGGGGCCGATTCGAAGAGACCAGGCTTCTCAG ATAGCTTAGAGGCCAAGCTGTCCAGGATCGACCTTGCCAACACCCTGAGAGAGCAGGTTCAGGACCTGTTCAACAGGAAGTATGGGGAGGCACTTGGCATAAAATACCCAGTCCAGGTGCCTTACAAGAGGATCAAGAGCAACCCGGGCTCGGTGCTCATCGAGGGCCTGCCCCCTGGCATCCCTTTCAGGAAACCATGTACCTTTGGCTCGCAAAACCTGGAGAGGATCTTGGCGGTGGCTGACAAGATCTGCTTCACCATCACCAG ACCTTTCCAAGGACTCATCCCTAAACCAG CACCTCGTCGGATCACTTTATTGAAGAAGGCCTACGCCTCAATAAGTG ATGACGAGGAGGTCAACCGCATGGGGGAGAAAGTGATCCTCCGTGAGCAAGTGAAAGAACTCTTCAACCAGAAATATG GTGACGCTCTGGGCCTGGACCGCTCCGTCATAGTCCCATACAAGCTGATCCGTGCCAGTCCCGACTCTGTTGAAGTTATTGGCCTTCCGGATGATATTCCCTTCCGAAATCCCAACACTTACGACATAGTCCGCCTGGAAAAGATCCTTCAAGCCCGAGATGATATCACCATCAACATCAAGAGCCAGCTACA ACCTTTTGCGGAAATATGCACCCAAACATGTAACACAG AAGGGAAAGAGGTTTCTACCAATCGACGCAAGCGCAAAAGAGTCCTGGAGAGCAGCCGAGTGTCCTTACCCTCTGAGTCAGGGGTATCAACCAATCAGATTCCAGTGATG CAATGGCCCATGTACATGGTGGACTACAGTGGAGTGAATGGGCAAGTCCCTGGGAAGGTGAAATACTAG
- the gtf2ird1 gene encoding general transcription factor II-I repeat domain-containing protein 1 isoform X2 codes for MAQMRKSGCDGIRTNSRAELRVPQVSARQEILTSLVSALDSVCTAMSKLNAEVACVTVHEDSVITVGTEKGRVFLNSRREIQTDFHKFCKMPCLQGLTTVNAHVNVQENESCKLGKEGGHGKQRASTDAHSNIFVLRKMVEEVFSVLYSEAVGKSSLVPVPYEWILKDPSSVVAHGLPEGIALRKPAEYDTKTLMKILEQSNRIHFTVKRTTAEPSREAKSSAGDVRNHNSTSGATKSLAIHGPASKPAAAAQEVSNASVSASNSMLSSFLYGMPMSSQPHPDGKLDLKPTSLFNLGKDRLGAWAAGAEKGTAAKDSSDNGEWIGLQGELGQSPPSIHVSKRLLFSIVHEKSEKWDSFIRETEDINTLRECVQILFNSRYAEALGLDHMVPVPYRKIACDPEAVEIIGIPDNIPFKRPCTYGVPKLKRILEERHGVRFVVKRMFDERIFTAAGKVAKEEGKHDIGSTSEDGFPDNLRVPLAALELVTNPHSSRSTSSCVSPLADFEAGPSGDCIPLKKIKTEPPDGEIIQVTVPDASVSVEEPNESHADPAAAAVVVETPAQAASCRSLETHAALSPKPASQGLRRSSEGNIAEDIGEMILQLRRQVESIFSTKYAEALGLLEPAKVPYSKFQMYPEELCVTGLPEGVAFRRPNCFGAAKLRKILAVGSQIQFVIKRPELLTDQVKLETPPFPACDSDLDSKDALTEDAGADSKRPGFSDSLEAKLSRIDLANTLREQVQDLFNRKYGEALGIKYPVQVPYKRIKSNPGSVLIEGLPPGIPFRKPCTFGSQNLERILAVADKICFTITRPFQGLIPKPAPRRITLLKKAYASISDDEEVNRMGEKVILREQVKELFNQKYGDALGLDRSVIVPYKLIRASPDSVEVIGLPDDIPFRNPNTYDIVRLEKILQARDDITINIKSQLQPFAEICTQTCNTGKEVSTNRRKRKRVLESSRVSLPSESGVSTNQIPVMQWPMYMVDYSGVNGQVPGKVKY; via the exons ATGGCGCAGATGAGGAAGTCAGGATGTGATGGGATAAGAACTAACTCCCGGGCTGAGCTGCGGGTCCCACAGGTGTCAGCCAGACAGGAGATCCTCACCAGCCTAGTGTCTGCGTTGGACTCAGTG TGCACAGCCATGTCAAAGCTCAATGCCGAGGTAGCTTGCGTCACCGTGCACGAGGACAGCGTGATCACCGTGGGAACAGAGAAGGGAAGAGTCTTCCTCAACTCGCGGAGGGAAATACAAACAGACTTCCACAAGTTTTGCA AGATGCCCTGTCTACAAGGGCTGACCACAGTGAATGCCCATGTCAATGTCCAGGAAAATGAATCATGCAAGCTTGGCAAAGAGGGCGGGCATGGCAAACAGAGGGCCTCAACAGACGCCCACTCTAACATCTTTGTCTTGAGAAAAATGGTGGAAGAAGTATTCAGTGTGCTTTACA GCGAGGCCGTTGGGAAGAGTAGCCTGGTCCCTGTGCCTTATGAGTGGATCCTGAAGGACCCCAGCTCTGTGGTGGCCCACGGCCTGCCTGAGGGGATCGCCCTGAGGAAACCTGCCGAGTACGACACCAAGACCTTAATGAAGATCCTTGAGCAGAGCAACCGCATCCACTTCACTGTCAAAAG AACAACAGCAGAGCCCTCGCGGGAGGCTAAGTCAAGCGCCGGCGACGTCAGAAACCACAACTCCACCTCGGGCGCCACCAAGAGCCTAGCTATCCATGGCCCGGCCTCCAAGCCTGCAGCCGCCGCCCAGGAAGTGTCCAACGCTTCAGTCTCAGCCAGCAACTCCATGCTCTCCAGCTTCCTGTATGGCATGCCCATGTCCTCCCAGCCACACCCCGATGGCAAGCTGGACCTCAAGCCCACATCCCTCTTCAACCTGGGTAAAGACCGCCTGGGGGCCTGGGCGGCGGGGGCGGAGAAAGGGACGGCCGCCAAGGACAGTTCCGACAATG GTGAGTGGATAGGACTCCAAGGGGAGTTGGGCCAGAGTCCTCCCAGCATCCACGTCTCCAAGCGCCTCCTGTTTTCCATAGTTCATGAGAAGTCAG AAAAATGGGACTCGTTCATTCGAGAGACTGAGGACATAAACACACTGAGAGAATGTGTGCAGATCCTGTTCAACAGTCGCTATG CGGAGGCCCTGGGCTTGGACCACATGGTTCCAGTGCCGTACCGGAAGATAGCCTGTGACCCAGAGGCTGTGGAGATCATCGGCATCCCAGACAACATCCCCTTCAAAAGGCCCTGCACCTACGGAGTGCCTAAACTCAAACGCATCCTGGAGGAACGCCATGGGGTCCGCTTTGTAGTCAAAAG AATGTTTGACGAAAGGATTTTCACAG CTGCTGGTAAGGTGGCCAAGGAAGAGGGCAAGCATGACATAGGCTCCACGTCCGAGGACGGTTTCCCTGACAACCTCCGGGTCCCGTTGGCTGCACTGGAGCTGGTCACCAATCCTCACAGCAGCAG ATCTACAAGCTCTTGTGTGAGTCCATTGGCTGACTTCGAAGCAG GGCCTTCGGGAGATTGTATTCCCTTGAAAAAGATTAAAACGGAGCCCCCAGATGGGGAAATCATCCAGGTGACTGTACCAG ATGCCAGTGTTTCAGTGGAGGAGCCGAATGAGTCTCATGCTGACCCGGCTgcagcagcagtggtggtggAAACCCCAGCCCAGGCTGCTTCTTGCCGCTCTCTGGAGACCCACGCAG CACTGTCACCTAAACCAGCTTCGCAAGGCCTCAGAAGATCATCTGAAG GAAATATCGCTGAGGACATAGGTGAAATGATCCTCCAGCTTCGGAGGCAGGTGGAAAGCATATTCAGCACTAAGTATG CCGAGGCGCTTGGACTACTTGAACCTGCGAAGGTGCCCTACTCCAAGTTTCAGATGTACCCAGAGGAGCTGTGTGTCACAGGGCTACCGGAGGGTGTGGCTTTCCGCAGACCCAACTGTTTCGGAGCGGCCAAGCTGCGCAAGATCCTGGCCGTTGGCAGTCAGATTCAGTTTGTCATCAAAAG GCCAGAACTTTTAACGGATCAAGTCAAACTAGAGACGCCTCCTTTCCCGGCCTGTGATTCAG ACCTCGACTCCAAAGATGCTTTGACAGAAGATGCAGGGGCCGATTCGAAGAGACCAGGCTTCTCAG ATAGCTTAGAGGCCAAGCTGTCCAGGATCGACCTTGCCAACACCCTGAGAGAGCAGGTTCAGGACCTGTTCAACAGGAAGTATGGGGAGGCACTTGGCATAAAATACCCAGTCCAGGTGCCTTACAAGAGGATCAAGAGCAACCCGGGCTCGGTGCTCATCGAGGGCCTGCCCCCTGGCATCCCTTTCAGGAAACCATGTACCTTTGGCTCGCAAAACCTGGAGAGGATCTTGGCGGTGGCTGACAAGATCTGCTTCACCATCACCAG ACCTTTCCAAGGACTCATCCCTAAACCAG CACCTCGTCGGATCACTTTATTGAAGAAGGCCTACGCCTCAATAAGTG ATGACGAGGAGGTCAACCGCATGGGGGAGAAAGTGATCCTCCGTGAGCAAGTGAAAGAACTCTTCAACCAGAAATATG GTGACGCTCTGGGCCTGGACCGCTCCGTCATAGTCCCATACAAGCTGATCCGTGCCAGTCCCGACTCTGTTGAAGTTATTGGCCTTCCGGATGATATTCCCTTCCGAAATCCCAACACTTACGACATAGTCCGCCTGGAAAAGATCCTTCAAGCCCGAGATGATATCACCATCAACATCAAGAGCCAGCTACA ACCTTTTGCGGAAATATGCACCCAAACATGTAACACAG GGAAAGAGGTTTCTACCAATCGACGCAAGCGCAAAAGAGTCCTGGAGAGCAGCCGAGTGTCCTTACCCTCTGAGTCAGGGGTATCAACCAATCAGATTCCAGTGATG CAATGGCCCATGTACATGGTGGACTACAGTGGAGTGAATGGGCAAGTCCCTGGGAAGGTGAAATACTAG